Proteins encoded in a region of the Halorhabdus tiamatea SARL4B genome:
- a CDS encoding ABC transporter ATP-binding protein — MPSTDEDLAIQTTELRKAYGSEVAVDSLSLAIESGTVYGFLGPNGAGKTTTMRLLTGLTQPSSGSVRIRGVDVDDRRSLAPHVGYLPETPPLYEEFSAREQLEYVADLRDIPQNVARERIAEYLDRFDLTDDADKRIDAYSKGMQQKTAFIQSVLHDPDVLFLDEPTSGLDPRAARTIRESITDFADTGTTVFLSTHILPVVEAVADAVGVLFDGRLVAEGTPADVQARAETGESGSLEDAFLAVTSEPDAVATSERE; from the coding sequence ATGCCCTCCACCGACGAAGACCTCGCCATTCAGACGACTGAGCTCCGGAAGGCCTACGGCTCTGAGGTCGCCGTCGACAGTCTCTCGCTCGCCATCGAGTCGGGGACGGTCTACGGCTTTCTCGGCCCGAACGGCGCGGGCAAGACGACCACGATGCGGCTCCTGACCGGTCTCACACAACCGTCCAGCGGAAGCGTCCGCATCCGTGGCGTCGACGTCGACGACCGGCGTTCTCTCGCCCCGCACGTCGGCTACCTTCCCGAGACGCCACCGCTCTACGAGGAGTTCAGCGCCCGCGAACAGCTTGAGTACGTCGCCGATCTGCGCGATATCCCGCAGAATGTCGCCCGAGAGCGAATTGCCGAGTATCTCGACCGATTCGACCTGACCGACGACGCCGACAAACGAATCGACGCGTACTCGAAGGGGATGCAGCAAAAAACCGCGTTCATCCAGAGTGTTTTGCACGATCCGGACGTTCTGTTCCTGGACGAACCGACGTCGGGGCTCGATCCCCGAGCCGCACGCACTATCCGAGAGTCCATCACTGACTTCGCCGACACTGGGACGACCGTCTTCCTCTCGACACACATCCTCCCAGTCGTCGAAGCCGTCGCCGACGCGGTCGGCGTGCTGTTCGACGGCCGACTCGTCGCCGAAGGAACGCCTGCGGACGTACAAGCCCGGGCAGAGACAGGCGAGAGTGGGTCGCTCGAGGACGCCTTCCTCGCCGTCACCAGTGAGCCCGACGCAGTCGCAACCTCCGAAAGAGAATGA